In Gigantopelta aegis isolate Gae_Host chromosome 6, Gae_host_genome, whole genome shotgun sequence, the following are encoded in one genomic region:
- the LOC121374568 gene encoding uncharacterized protein LOC121374568, whose product MIKDAKEDCQQVVFLTDALSVLQALQGEKLPHLNEAMQEVAKERRVALQWIPAHCGIPGNEEADRLAKLGANHVQPSNNISFSEKKTLIKAANRPRTEQDDYHLLSRLEQVTLLRLRTGHNRLNAHMFRKFKLAATPTCSCGLEDQTAEHILQACPIHQDLRQAEWPIETAIHTKLYRKRGELEKTAHFILQTGLLV is encoded by the coding sequence ATGATCAAGGATGCAAAAGAAGACTGTCAACAAGTTGTCTTCCTCACAGATGCTCTCTCAGTCCTACAAGCCTTGCAAGGGGAAAAACTTCCTCACCTGAATGAAGCCATGCAAGAGGTAGCAAAGGAAAGACGAGTAGCTCTACAGTGGATCCCAGCACATTGTGGGATTCCAGGAAATGAGGAAGCAGACAGGCTAGCCAAGCTAGGAGCTAATCATGTACAGCCCAGCAACAACATTAGCTTCTCAGAGAAGAAAACCTTGATAAAGGCAGCCAACAGACCCAGGACAGAACAAGATGATTACCACCTTCTCAGTCGCTTGGAACAAGTAACTCTGTTGAGACTCCGGACAGGCCACAACCGACTGAATGCTCACATGTTCAGAAAGTTTAAACTTGCAGCAACACCAACCTGCAGTTGTGGCCTGGAAGACCAAACAGCAGAACACATCTTACAGGCGTGTCCAATTCATCAAGACCTGAGACAAGCTGAGTGGCCAATCGAAACTGCCATACACACCAAACTCTATAGAAAGAGAGGCGAACTGGAAAAAACAGCTCATTTTATCTTACAGACTGGACTATTGGTCTAA